The Ostrinia nubilalis chromosome 24, ilOstNubi1.1, whole genome shotgun sequence DNA window GGATTCAAAAACCAGGCCGTCCGGTTAGGCTAGAAGACTACACGGCTCACTTCAATGAGCGTTTTGTTCGATAGCTGCAATATTTGGCTTGTGAGAAGCGTTTTTGTTGAACCTTACACACGGTTCACCGGTGACCCCCGTGGCCTGAACGGTTCAGTAGGGGAAGGCTCACCAGTGAGCCTCATGGCCTGAATGGAAACACTCAGTTTTTAACGTGGTGGTCGTTGTGAGTGGTGACGTCACCCATAACCAGTGTGAGTGTGAGATGTGATAtgcgttcgtttcagccgaaagacgtccactgctggacaaaggcctcccccaaggatttccacaaagaccggtcctgcgctgctcgcatccaggcacctccctcgaccttcactagatcgtcgtgatatgcactgttttattattacaccgcctgccacgagtctttgcGCCGAAGTGTAATGAAGTCGCTTTGTCCCACAGACTGTGGTGCGCAACATAGGCGACGGCGAGACCCTGGTGAACGGTCAGCCGGTAAGCGTGGCTGCCCTACGTCACGGCGATTTGCTGACGATCGGCGACCGCTCGCTACGCTGGGAGTACGACGAGCCTTCCACGCGGCGACCGTTAGCTCCGGAACCTGGTGAGTACTTTAGTTGTTTCTTGTTATAATAGATGTAACAAGATGCTAGTTTtcttgatattttaaaaattagaaaCCAGTCAGTGTAAAATGTTTAGTTTGGGGTGGTCCCTTCTCCCCCCTTGTTGAGATATCGTGAGATTTAGCTCGACGCCCCCTCTtatctcacgtgagattgttTAAAATGCCTAATTTAGTGTAAATACGTTAATAATACGTGATATTTGCCAGGATCCACCCTTCCCTACGTAAGATTAGGTGAGAATTGGCTTGATCTCCTTCTTCTCTTAAACGTCTCACGTGATTATCAGATGCCCCCTAAGCCTATAGTtgggccgatagttgggtcgggccgTTAATCAGTATGCACAATgcacatgtatgaaagtgcacaCCGATTCGGTATcggctgattcttcatacaaattaggtGTGTCCACACCGGATGCATGGGCTCGCGCCACGATCGACATCCTGTTTactcaagagcagggtgagcaggatgacaAGCTTGCGACCCGAGCCCATACGCCCGGTGTGGACGCAGCTATTAGAATCGGCCCCAACTATCGGCTGACTATCTAAGCTGTCAggaattttcatcatcattatcatcatcatcatctcagccataggacgtcctctgctgaacataggcctcccccaatgctttccatgttacccggttggtagcggcctgcgtccagcgctttcctgctacgtttatgacgtcgtcggtccaccttgtgggtggacgtcccacgctgcgttttccggtacgcggcttccactccagaaccttgctgccccatcggccgtcagttctgcgtactatgtgccctgcccatagccacttcagcttgctaatccgtcgggctatgtcagcgactttagttcgtttacggatctcctcatttctgattcaatttcGTAAAGAAACATCGAGCATAgtcctctccatagcacgctatGCAACTTTGCTTTTCTGTCTGGAGTTTTCATACCTTGTctactaaatagttttatatctggcacttatTCAGAAGGATATCttggacttgtcatgctcactaaaatgtctttggggtagtggcgtgtgaggcgggtcgctacattccctacaatatggtcgagtgaagcgatggctggttcactgtgaacaggcgctgccttcggggactggtcaaggaaagatatacctgacataaaatatatatgtatcaaaacgcaacaattaacctagaaattagcacggcactaaagaaatatattcaaaactgccacgcggtctcgtgctagatgggcgtcttaaaggccaccttctatcaacgggagcgcgtggtaagtaacttgcttctgaatgtattgtaacttcctacttttttatatttttaaaccgacagacagtggtgactgagtttgttgcggcgcttcttctcagcacttgccaaatgtttgtctcgaagcgctggtagggcaaaaaaagaacgagacatgtataggctccttaagagcatttgacgatttgcaagtactaatttcattagtctaaacaaataaataaaattttgattttgattttttgattttgagcttctgtataaggcttCAGGAATGTTCACGATGGTTGTATTACAGCGTTGCACGTGCGTACGAGACAACGCGGCGCGCGACGGCGTGGCTCGGGCGCGACGACGGGCCCGGCGCGCTCGCCTGCTCTCCAGCTGGCCTTGGAGCTCCAACATCGCGCCTCCATGCCCGGTGAGATATGATAtaggtccgtgagcacgtagaattttgtccaatgacccctagctacccatccttatcgctcgcgcgtaattatgttgctatcgcgctcgcacacttactgcgggtgccagtcgcacagtcgcgacagcaatataattacgcgcgagcgataaggataggtagctaggggtcattggacaaaattctacgtgctcacggaccgggctttagtcttTGTATACTCtaaggatttttttattattagaatgttcgttcgtttcagccaaataacgtccactgctggacaatgtcctctcccaaagatttccataacgaccgatcCTGCGTCCCCCGATACCAGGCACTTCCAGtaaccttcatcagatcgtcggtccaccttgagtAGAGGGCCTTTTAAACCACCTCTGTGGGGGGCAGAATTTACTGTTCGGTTTGATTGGtggcttgttccaagtccgcctggctagctaccaccatcttacctaagtctgtcgccataacaacaatgttaacagcactgttgtgttccggcagttagaggtaagataatcagttcctccgtggttgaggattccgggtgaagctcgcttccaccttcggcctgatcatcacttactgtcagatgagatacaggccaagagcttccttgttgtagataaaaaaaattgtctcaAAGTCAAAATAGGCTACATTTACAAATaatacattaattaatattagatGATATCCCCACAGGTAACGCCGGCGGGAAGCAGGTTGCGATCGTGCAGCCACAGAGGAGAGACACCACTGAACAAATTGGtaagtcaatatttttattatacacTGCCTATCTATGTATTATAGAATAGCTATCTTTATTGTCGAGTAAAAACGTCTGTACGGGCTCAGGCCGTTGGtgtaaggcaccgctcccgtgcccgggatatgcggtcaggaagggaactaactccctagtgagcctagagtccctattccgtaagacactaagtccctagagccctagccctgcctaacaataGATACATAGAATAATAAGGTGTGATAGGAAGGAAGCTGCTCCCAGGTCGCCCAgggcagcagcgttaggacggcaggtaggcggcggggacccgctgccagcccggcagactcaccggactgatcatagcgacggctaagggtgtcttggccgcagcggggggaaatgagacacaacgacggaCGGTTGATACCTGTTTATTGTTATAATGCTATTGCTATTTATACATAAGTTATTTACTGTACACATTTAAAGGTATCTGTTAGTGtaccgtcggtgtagagtgccgacggtgcacgctgagggttcatgggccgcccggcggtcgatgctgacggtgcagcaggatgtacgatcgtgcCCGTACAACGTCCATTGTCGCAGAACGTTTCTAGCCCACAAGTAGCTAAAATATAAGTTGTTCCAATTTAAAAATATGCCCATTTCTCCGCAGACCAAACCGCAAGATCGTCGCCGCAAGCGAAGCGCGCTCGCATGACAGCGACCGAAGCCTACGACGCCGACGACACGCCGCAGCGTCGTGCGGCGCGCGGCATGACGCAGGCCGAGATGTGGATCGCGTCGCGGAAGACCAGCCCGCGACGCGCCGCCAAGTCTCTGCCCGCGCCCGCGGTCAGTGGAACATTTCATCTTTATTCaaatagtctggtcgccgagcacgtagacttttgtccaatgaccccaagctacccatccttatcgctcgcgcgttattatattgctgttgcgcgGCATGACGCAGGCCGAGATGTGGATCGCGTCGCGGAAGACCAGCCCGCGACGCGCCGCCAAGTCTCTGCCCGCGCCCGCGGTCAGTGGAACATTTCATCTTTATTCaaatagtctggtcgccgagcacgtagacttttgtccaatgaccccaagctacccatccttatcgctcgcgcgttattatattgctgttgcgcgGCATGACGCAGGCCGAGATGTGGATCGCGTCGCGGAAGACCAGCCCGCGACGCGCCGCCAAGTCTCTGCCCGCGCCCGCGGTCAGTGGAACATTTCATCTTTATTCaaatagtctggtcgccgagcacgtagacttttgtccaatgaccccaagctacccatccttatcgctcgcgcgttattatattgctgttgcgcgGCATGACGCAGGCCGAGATGTGGATCGCGTCGCGGAAGACCAGCCCGCGACGCGCCGCCAAGTCTCTGCCCGCGCCCGCGGTCAGTGGAACATTTCATCTTTATTCaaatagtctggtcgccgagcacgtagacttttgtccaatgaccccaagctacccatccttatcgctcgcgcgttattatattgctgttgcgcgGCATGACGCAGGCCGAGATGTGGATCGCGTCGCGGAAGACCAGCCCGCGACGCGCCGCCAAGTCTCTGCCCGCGCCCGCGGTCAGTGGAACATTTCATCTTTATTCaaatagtctggtcgccgagcacgtagactttagtccaatgaccccaagctacctatccttaacgctcgcgcgtaattatattgctgttgcgcgGCATGACGCAGGCCGAGATGTGGATCGCGTCGCGGAAGACCAGCCCGCGACGCGCCGCCAAGTCTCTGCCCGCGCCCGCGGTCAGTGGAACATTTCGTCTTTATTCAaattatagtctggtcgccgagcacgtagacttttgtccaatgaccccaagctacctatccttaacgctcgcgcgtaattatattgctgttgcgcgGCATGACGCAGGCCGAGATGTGGATCGCGTCGCGGAAGACCAGCCCGCGACGCGCCGCCAAGTCTCTGCCCGCGCCCGCGGTCAGTGGAACATTTCATCTTTATTCAAATTATGGTCTGGTCGCCggagaattttgtccaatgactcgcAAGCTACCtttccttatcgctcgcgctactgtgcgactggcggcagcagtgagtgtgcgagcgcaacagcaatataattacgc harbors:
- the LOC135083831 gene encoding proliferation marker protein Ki-67-like encodes the protein MSGGQLVVLDRLGREVKRFALAGGLATLGSDPRAHIRVMLPSVCPHHATVVVHASQTVVRNIGDGETLVNGQPVSVAALRHGDLLTIGDRSLRWEYDEPSTRRPLAPEPALHVRTRQRGARRRGSGATTGPARSPALQLALELQHRASMPGNAGGKQVAIVQPQRRDTTEQIDQTARSSPQAKRARMTATEAYDADDTPQRRAARGMTQAEMWIASRKTSPRRAAKSLPAPAVSGTFHLYSNSLVAEHVDFCPMTPSYPSLSLARYYIAVARHDAGRDVDRVAEDQPATRRQVSARARGQWNISSLFK